From one Gloeocapsa sp. PCC 73106 genomic stretch:
- the speB gene encoding agmatinase, with product MLSVHQFLSSEASTSYADAQVVILPIPYEATTTFRKGCQNGPVALLDASDQLEAYDEELEQEICLKHGIYTCEPIADTRQSKDLTSEQMLELTTARVSELIADGKFVIAIGGEHSITSGVVKAYRKKLSEPFTVVQIDAHGDLRHSYEGSIYNHACVMRRIVDMGLPTLPVGIRSICREEAELIKNTNIPVIWARDIATDADWIERAIASINTPKVFITIDVDGIDPSLMPGVGTPEPGGLSWYGMIHFLRRVFETHEVIGCDVMELAPVVDAVVSEFTTAKLVYKLIGYHWLTQRVK from the coding sequence ATGCTAAGCGTACATCAATTTTTGAGTTCAGAAGCAAGTACATCCTACGCTGATGCTCAAGTAGTTATTTTACCGATTCCCTACGAAGCTACTACTACCTTTCGTAAAGGCTGCCAAAATGGTCCTGTGGCATTGTTAGATGCCTCCGATCAGCTAGAAGCTTATGATGAGGAGTTAGAGCAGGAAATTTGTCTAAAACACGGTATCTACACTTGTGAGCCGATCGCTGATACCCGTCAAAGCAAAGATTTAACCTCGGAACAAATGCTAGAGTTGACCACAGCTAGAGTATCAGAGTTAATTGCAGATGGGAAATTTGTCATCGCTATTGGTGGAGAACATAGTATTACTAGCGGCGTGGTAAAAGCTTACAGAAAAAAGCTCAGTGAACCCTTTACTGTAGTGCAAATAGATGCCCACGGCGATCTGCGTCACAGTTACGAAGGCTCAATCTATAACCACGCTTGTGTGATGCGTCGCATTGTAGATATGGGTTTACCCACGTTACCCGTAGGTATTAGAAGTATCTGTAGAGAAGAAGCAGAACTAATTAAAAATACAAATATACCGGTAATTTGGGCTAGAGACATAGCCACCGATGCAGATTGGATAGAAAGAGCGATCGCATCTATTAACACCCCTAAGGTATTTATTACTATCGACGTGGATGGAATCGATCCCAGTCTAATGCCCGGTGTTGGTACACCAGAACCAGGGGGATTGAGTTGGTATGGAATGATACACTTTTTGCGCAGAGTCTTCGAAACCCACGAGGTAATCGGCTGTGATGTGATGGAATTAGCCCCAGTGGTTGATGCGGTTGTCTCAGAATTTACCACAGCTAAGTTAGTTTATAAGCTGATTGGTTATCATTGGCTGACGCAGAGAGTAAAATAG
- the menA gene encoding 2-carboxy-1,4-naphthoquinone phytyltransferase translates to MTTQLLKRNLWLAAIKPPMYTVAVIPIIVGTAVAFAQTQQFTGRIFFIFLTAAIAIIAWLNLSNDVFDSETGIDQNKAHSVVNLTGNKVLVFWLSNAFLALGILGIILITWWLRNGTVLALVLLSCALGYTYQGPPFRLGYQGLGELICFICFGPIAIAAVEYSQIQNFSLAGLAASVIIGLTTSVILFCSHFHQVEDDQRALKRSPVVRLGTAKSAQVLTWAVISIFLLILLFIGLGIFPIWTLITVVSFPLAYRLVAHVKQYHDQPKLVSNSKFLAVNFHFVSGLLLALGFILEVFL, encoded by the coding sequence ATGACAACACAGTTACTTAAGCGTAATCTCTGGTTGGCTGCGATTAAGCCACCGATGTACACCGTAGCAGTAATCCCTATTATTGTGGGGACTGCTGTGGCTTTTGCTCAGACACAACAATTCACAGGGCGGATTTTTTTCATTTTTTTAACCGCGGCGATCGCTATTATTGCTTGGCTAAATCTCAGCAACGATGTTTTTGACTCGGAAACGGGTATTGACCAAAATAAAGCCCACTCCGTAGTGAATTTAACGGGGAACAAAGTGTTAGTTTTTTGGTTAAGTAACGCTTTTTTGGCTTTGGGAATTTTGGGTATTATCTTAATTACCTGGTGGTTGAGAAATGGAACCGTACTCGCTTTAGTGTTACTGTCTTGCGCTTTGGGATACACTTATCAGGGACCACCCTTTCGTCTGGGTTATCAGGGGTTAGGGGAATTGATTTGTTTTATTTGTTTTGGTCCAATCGCGATCGCTGCGGTAGAGTATTCCCAGATTCAAAACTTTTCCCTTGCCGGTTTGGCTGCGTCTGTAATCATCGGACTTACCACCTCTGTTATTCTTTTTTGTTCCCATTTTCATCAAGTAGAAGACGATCAACGCGCTCTGAAGCGATCGCCTGTGGTGCGTCTGGGTACCGCAAAGAGTGCTCAAGTACTAACCTGGGCTGTAATTAGTATTTTCTTGCTTATTTTGCTGTTTATCGGCTTGGGAATCTTTCCTATTTGGACTTTAATCACTGTAGTTAGTTTTCCCTTAGCTTATCGTTTAGTAGCTCATGTCAAGCAATATCATGATCAACCCAAGTTAGTGAGCAATTCTAAATTTCTAGCGGTTAATTTTCATTTTGTCAGTGGGTTACTCTTAGCTTTGGGCTTCATTCTAGAAGTTTTTCTGTAG
- a CDS encoding serine/threonine-protein kinase yields MALVVKIMAFCLNPACISPDNPIDHEHCQGCGSELVKSSRSYQFKDYRVTSLLVNNKFVTIYLAEKQEHDLCVIKKLPAIASETDLVAIKKNFLQEVQKLYTLNHPQVPQIFSYFEQDNCFYLVENLIKGNTLKKEFKQLGRFNQDKIKVLLKSILPILKYLQQKNIVHQNIQPENIIRRGHDDSLILVNFAITTVKMVNHSQIIMPSYAPEYAAPEQIRGRPVVASDLYSLGVTCIRLLTGCLDADSLNLIYDDYNNCWIWQEYLNNKQIKIKSELACILNKMLSPALNERYQSAQEVINDLTLSSTATTVNFVAIKERLNFQQYWKHLLLIFLVTGYFVLSWQNLVSVKLSPLEAILVIITGCSLFTAIQLDKKTQSNQSKLERLTQENKKLVSQNLRLNFDNRILSLKIKDIQPETIIFQDNFIDQSRGWSLGKSKGIKKYIADGKYYFKIRKYYDHNYMHFSWIDLPKLPPDYNIELKTSFIEGEKEGWYGLILGTDDQNYYLFRLSRYGYARVSLFKEGKWEPAPCEASKVNCHDQMMLGLTVRDNHNFNYYISEVSSHHEEHCVGSGYLLLNCCKIGFFVSIKQKDKLIAFEGLKITNPLIQVS; encoded by the coding sequence ATGGCTCTGGTAGTAAAGATTATGGCGTTTTGTCTCAATCCAGCTTGCATTAGTCCAGATAATCCAATAGATCATGAGCACTGTCAAGGTTGTGGTTCAGAATTAGTTAAAAGCAGTAGAAGTTATCAGTTTAAAGACTATCGCGTCACTAGTCTGTTAGTAAACAACAAGTTCGTCACGATTTATTTAGCAGAGAAGCAAGAGCATGATTTATGCGTAATCAAAAAGTTACCTGCGATCGCATCAGAAACAGATTTAGTCGCTATTAAAAAAAACTTTCTTCAGGAAGTACAGAAACTCTACACACTCAATCATCCACAAGTTCCCCAAATCTTTAGCTATTTTGAGCAAGACAATTGCTTTTACTTAGTAGAAAATCTTATCAAAGGTAACACTTTAAAAAAAGAGTTTAAACAACTAGGACGTTTTAACCAAGATAAAATCAAAGTTCTCTTAAAAAGTATATTGCCCATCCTCAAATATTTACAACAAAAAAATATCGTACATCAAAATATTCAACCAGAAAATATTATTCGTCGTGGTCACGATGACAGTCTTATCCTAGTTAATTTTGCCATAACTACAGTCAAAATGGTTAATCACTCTCAAATTATTATGCCTAGTTATGCTCCTGAATACGCAGCACCAGAGCAAATCAGAGGACGTCCTGTTGTGGCTAGCGATCTTTATAGTTTAGGAGTAACTTGCATAAGGCTTTTGACTGGGTGTTTAGATGCTGATTCTTTGAATTTGATTTACGACGACTATAATAACTGTTGGATTTGGCAAGAATATTTAAATAATAAACAGATTAAAATCAAATCAGAATTAGCCTGTATTTTAAATAAAATGCTCTCCCCAGCTTTGAACGAAAGATATCAATCAGCTCAAGAAGTTATTAACGATTTAACTCTGTCTTCTACTGCGACGACTGTGAACTTTGTTGCTATTAAAGAGAGATTAAACTTTCAACAATATTGGAAACATTTACTGTTAATTTTCTTAGTTACTGGTTACTTTGTTTTGAGTTGGCAGAATCTGGTTAGCGTTAAACTATCTCCTTTAGAAGCTATACTGGTAATTATAACTGGTTGCAGTTTATTTACAGCGATACAACTCGATAAAAAAACTCAAAGTAATCAAAGTAAACTCGAAAGACTCACTCAAGAGAATAAAAAACTTGTCAGTCAAAACTTAAGACTAAATTTCGATAACAGAATCTTGTCTCTGAAAATTAAAGACATTCAACCAGAAACAATTATTTTCCAAGACAACTTTATCGATCAAAGTCGAGGTTGGTCACTTGGTAAAAGTAAAGGAATTAAGAAATATATTGCTGATGGTAAATACTATTTTAAAATCAGAAAATATTATGATCACAATTATATGCACTTTTCTTGGATTGATTTACCTAAACTTCCTCCAGATTACAATATAGAGCTAAAAACTAGCTTTATTGAAGGAGAAAAAGAGGGTTGGTATGGTTTAATATTGGGAACAGATGATCAAAACTATTATTTATTTCGTCTCAGTCGCTATGGCTATGCTAGAGTCAGCTTATTCAAAGAAGGTAAATGGGAACCTGCACCTTGCGAAGCTTCTAAAGTTAATTGTCATGATCAAATGATGCTCGGTTTAACGGTTAGAGATAATCATAACTTTAATTATTACATCTCAGAAGTATCCTCTCATCATGAGGAGCATTGCGTTGGTTCGGGCTATTTACTACTCAACTGTTGTAAAATAGGATTCTTTGTCTCAATTAAACAAAAAGATAAGCTAATTGCCTTTGAAGGTCTAAAAATTACTAATCCTCTGATACAAGTGAGTTAA